The sequence ATTCTTTCTTGCTTACTTCATCTTTCCCAGGCGGATTTTTTATGCACTTTTTATTCCTCCGCTTGATAGGCTTGCCATTTTTGCCCACTTTTGAAGGACTTAAAATGTGAACCTCAACTTTATTGATATTCTCCAAGAATTCGTCTTCATGGTCATCACCCATCTTGTCCCTACCTCCCGAGTGCATCGCCTGGTGCTTGTTCAAATGTGTCTTCTGTACGAAGGTCTTGCCGCACTCGGTACATTCGAAATTACGCTCTCCAGTGTGAACGCACATGTGACGCTTGAGACTTCCCTTCCTGGCGAATGTCTTGTCGCAATCCGTACAATTGAACTTCTTTTCGCGGGTATGAACGAGGAGATGGGCTTTTAGGTGTGAATTTTGAACAAATTTTGCACTACAATTATCACACTCGAAGGCTTTCTCTTTTGTGTGAACGAGCATGTGTCTTTTGAGAGTATCCCTTCGAGCAAATTTCATAAAACAATCTTCGCACTCAAAGTTCTTCTCCTGTGTGTGGGTGAGCATGTGGGACTCCAAATGCCCATTCTGGTTGAAACGTTTTGCACAGATAGAACACTCGAACGACTTCTTACGGCTGTGTAACAGATAGTGCCTTTTCAGATTATCTTTGCGAGCGAACTTCATGTTACAACTATCACACTGAAAGTTTTTCTCCTTGGTGTGGGTAAGCATGTGTGTTCTCAGGTGGCCGTTTTGGTTAAACATTCGGCCGCACTCTGAACACTCATAAAACTTCATGCCAGAGTGGACTAGCCTGTGTCTCGTCAGACTTTCCTTCCGACTGAACTTTTTATCGCACTCCTCACAATCAAACAACGGTTCTTTCGTATGCATGGCAGTGTGTTTTTTCAGCAAGATTTTATTCCTAAAGGCCTTTCCACATCTCTTACAAATTAGGCGCTTACTTTTGCTATTGTACATGTCCTGCTCGTCCGGTGCATCGTACATGCCCATGTCATCGTCCTGCACGACATCGCACAGGTTGGCACTGAACGAGCTCATGTCGGCATAATCGTCGTAGGCGCCGTCGATGATGGCGTCGTCCATCAGAGAGGAGGCTATCATGGCCTCCTCTATTACTGAATCGCCCATGGCTAGGAGTTTGTTTCCAGACCCTTTGAACTCTAAGTTACCTCCATAGCAGACGCTACGATGTCTACAATCCATCCATCATAACATATTTGCTATCCTTCTTAGTCAAGGCCAAACCTTTTTCACATACTTAAAGCTACGTATAAATAAGATTACATACAAAAATCACCGCTGACACAAAGCAGTGATGGATAAATTTGTGATTTGACAGTCAAAATATGGTATAAAACATACTACATACTACCAACCAGTTAATACTTATAGGAAGCCTTTCAATTATGAGATCTTTTCTTTCAATGGATCTCCAACAACCATAGATTTCAAAATCTTCTTCACTAACACTGTGACCAGATTTTCAAGAAGACATAAGCGCTCTGGCAGGCTTGCGATAGTGGACAATCGGGTGGGGCGACGTCATGTGATTGGGATCTGTAAATAAAAATACCTGTTAAATACAGTACTTTACATATAAACAGACGTGATAATACAAAACTGAAAATGGCTAGTAATCttagaaattaaaaattttaaagtagtatcttgtatttttcctaatcatatatAATCAACTTTTACTAGAAGTCTGACTTCAACGAAGCTGGAACCAGCAGTTAAACTTTCTAAAAAGGTAAGCAATGGTAGACTGTTGGGAGGGAGGAAGATCAAACCTTAATCTAATCTATGACTTACAGGATGGTTGAGGCAGACTGTGTAACTCGAAGGTCTCAAGTTTGCATAGTTACGgtacaaaaaatacaaattcctttaaaatttgtgatatgttCCTACACATAACACAAACTATTACGTTTCTACATAAACAAGCCATTGTGTTTCTATGTATAACACAAACCATTGTGTTTTTACACGTAACACAAACCATTGTGTTTCTATGCGTCACACAAACATTGTTTTTCTATGCATAACACAAACCATTATGTTTCTACATATAACACAAACCATTATGTTTCTACACACAACACAAACCACTATGTTTCTACACTTAACATAAACCATTATGTTTCGACACAACACAAACTATTATGTTTTTTTCACCTAACAATCCATCAACCTTCAATAGAAGAATCCTTTTTCGGAGGGAGGTCCCCGATAACTAATCTGGCAGGTGTCTTGACCAAGAAATGTCAATGTCCTTTAGTCCTTTAAGGAGCAAAAGTCACGACTTCCTGTCAACCTCCTAACTACCTGAGTATGAAGATGTTGCAGGTACTAAGTTCCTACAAGAGaactggttttaaaggtttaaagaccattcatcaatggcaggggcaagggacagtgacattgccctgagactgaacatatacagtgtatacatatgataagcacccaaaaaccctctccacacaagctaggaccaaggagggccaggcaatggcttctgatgaatcagcgaatagacctataagttccccccaaaacccccatccttagctcacaaggatggtgaggttggagtgaccaaagaaactaacaagtttgagcaggactcgaaccccagcctggcgttcaccagtcaggggcattATTACATAAGGTGGTCACTGAAGAATCAATATACTATAGGATATTTAGAATATGAAGTCTAGGGATAGGGGAGATGCTGTACATAAATACTACTCAAATTGtattgaaatatgacaaattcggagataatttgtattttt comes from Palaemon carinicauda isolate YSFRI2023 chromosome 19, ASM3689809v2, whole genome shotgun sequence and encodes:
- the LOC137658603 gene encoding uncharacterized protein; protein product: MDCRHRSVCYGGNLEFKGSGNKLLAMGDSVIEEAMIASSLMDDAIIDGAYDDYADMSSFSANLCDVVQDDDMGMYDAPDEQDMYNSKSKRLICKRCGKAFRNKILLKKHTAMHTKEPLFDCEECDKKFSRKESLTRHRLVHSGMKFYECSECGRMFNQNGHLRTHMLTHTKEKNFQCDSCNMKFARKDNLKRHYLLHSRKKSFECSICAKRFNQNGHLESHMLTHTQEKNFECEDCFMKFARRDTLKRHMLVHTKEKAFECDNCSAKFVQNSHLKAHLLVHTREKKFNCTDCDKTFARKGSLKRHMCVHTGERNFECTECGKTFVQKTHLNKHQAMHSGGRDKMGDDHEDEFLENINKVEVHILSPSKVGKNGKPIKRRNKKCIKNPPGKDEVSKKELTNLKPNNPSGTPDGVGSESKPDLPADASACKEEIETKVENEASKRSQSTSGDRPPSGDHTASGSQSASGNQSNAGNQPMRSQQATMTNMQQQSTSHPVGVNNVQHCPPGNDRNPSTGVNPGNQDAVQIQPHNLLANSNSVMALALLDHFLTGNESQENVAVTASGEKGKANNQWGQKTQQELLAAQTLSAIGQRASVVSENHQGYGQAPCVSPQIPSCNMQPVPQGVLASGPATMKIRPPTSGQWIPQEKGLVHPQNIVYNVPPPAHEIFRYYTPANMPLHHPGNRYPDGSCIPADMRATPRKPKYPQKVLLPPGDWQQMPMHPGSMNTGMPMYAHTKHPSDPPRMLDRP